One Entelurus aequoreus isolate RoL-2023_Sb linkage group LG09, RoL_Eaeq_v1.1, whole genome shotgun sequence genomic window carries:
- the LOC133657704 gene encoding uncharacterized protein LOC133657704 isoform X2 gives MDNAETSGDIGSGDVASTERDRGHDAASLHSTTTAGSSLSSTSKAAIKARAKLEAARARASYGRREAELKAKEARIAAELSTLQDEKEVAAALAETQFLEEAAELESREGSRMSHFGLASNSNQRTHDYVEQHTKRQSSYGEPPVLETYTPQAPQLSAAAQLPKELTITAPTQQTGRPTSAATQQHTRSVPAVHRQFPDTVPPRQFSPVQSYYPPLRTPLQSNPKDMTAMSDIARYFVRRELVSSGLTQFNDHPENYWAWKSSYINATGELNLNASEELNLLTKWLGRESSEHVKRIRSVHVANPAVGLQLVWERLEECYGSPEVIERSLFKRLEDFPKLSNKEPTKLRELGDLLSELNAAKSEDYLQGLSYLDTARGVNPIVEKLPHGLQEKWLAKGSQYKEQYNVSFPPFAYFTDFICSEARRRNDPSFSLTLTPLKTSNHLPKHEQFERGARYAKRQVSTHKTDVEGNNSTSQMFSSSYKLDDVGRQCPIHQKPHPLNKCRGFRSKPLEERRAFLKDNGVCFKCCSSTTHLARNCKTALKCNECESDDHVAALHPGPPPWDKENKDPPSQYGGESEEKAPGPAVTSKCTEVCGKGQSLRSCSKICLVKVYPKTHPDRATNVYILLDDQSNRSLARSEFFDLFQIEGSDSPYTLRTCAGVSETSGRRATGFIAESLDGKTSVVLPTLIECNHMPDDRSEIPTPEVARHHNHLRSIAHMIPRLDPEAQILILLGRDVLQVHKVREQRNGPQSAPFAQRLDLGWVVVGDVCLGSAHKAAAVTSYRTSVLENGRPSLLTPCPNQLQVKERFSSKVHNATSSSSLKFNIPVLDDSNLGNTIFQSTKDDDQVGLSIEDRMFLDFMDREMTMDDTNSWVAPLPFRSPRQRLPNNRQQKIFDRNHAELAPPLEEGGECWYLPIFGVYHPQKPDKIRVVFDSSAQDHGISLNDVLLTGPDLNNSLLGVLLRFRRETVAVIADIEQMFHSFVVRKDNRDFLRFLWFKENDPGQEIVEYRMKVHIFGNSPSPAVAIYGLHRAAEHGAEEHGLDAKHFVERDFYVDDGLTLLPSATEAIDLLTRTQEMLAASNLRLHKIASNCSNVLKAFSQEDHAGGLQNLDFDDNSTLVQRSLGLSWELKHDIFTYKTIATEKPYTRRGALAVVNSLFDPLGLVAPVVIQGKFLLRELTCNETLDWDTPLPKTKEAEWKMWKDSLQDLQDIRIPRAYSTTTLSTAQKRELHFFCDASVKAIAAVGYLKVIDSDGGCHVGFVLGKAKLAPPSAHTIPRLELGAAVLAVEMAELVQRELDICIDTMHFYTDSRVVLGYIYNQTRRFYVYVCNRVQRIRRSTKPDQWHYVHTAQNPADHASRSVPATELTNTTWFTGPTFLYLPDEVPSSEMEHHKLVDPDTDSEVRSHATALSIPHSKLGSHRFGRFSTWKSLVRAITSITNMLERKRAPVTTGDITKPVTAQLSKAETIIISCVQKETYRTELDCLAAGKNIPKDSPLRKLDPYMDEKGLLRIGGRLKHATLDIGEQFPIIIPAHNQIGKLLVRHYHQKVKHQGRVFTEGSIRTAGYWIVGAKRCINSILRKCVVCNKLRGRTAEQKMADLPPDRLCTEPPFTYVGLDVFGPWSVTTRRTRGGQAESKRWAVLFTCMSTRAVHIELIESMETSSFINALRRLFALRGPAKQIRSDCGTNFIGACKELHMVLTDPKEPNVRKYLGEEGCTWIFNPPHSSHMGGAWERMIGVSRRILDSMLQESSRSHLTHEVLSTLMAEVTAIINARPLTPISSDPESPFLLTPASLLTQKLCTLPAPPGTFDNKDLYRQQWRKVQHLANTFWHRWRREYLPTLQNRNKWQDVKPNLKEGDLVLLKDNQAKRNEWPLALVTKTFPDQDGKVRKIELKVTRSGSAKTFLRPVSETVLLLAANDTD, from the exons ATGGACAACGCCGAAACAAGTGGAGACATCGGCAGCGGTGATGTGGCCAGCACGGAAAGAGACCGTGGACACGACGCTGCCTCCCTGCATTCCACCACAACTGCAGGATCCAGTCTTTCCTCAACTAGCAAAGCTGCTATCAAGGCCCGCGCTAAACTCGAAGCTGCGCGCGCACGCGCTTCCTACGGACGCCGAGAAGCAGAACTGAAGGCTAAAGAAGCCAGAATAGCAGCCGAGTTATCAACACTGCAGGATGAGAAGGAGGTAGCAGCAGCATTAGCTGAAACCCAATTCCTCGAAGAAGCAGCTGAGCTTGAGAGCCGTGAAGGAAGTAGAATGAGCCACTTTGGATTGGCTAGCAATAGCAACCAACGCACACACGACTATGTTGAACAACACACAAAGCGACAATCTAGCTATGGAGAGCCCCCTGTACTAGAAACATATACTCCCCAAGCTCCTCAACTGTCAGCTGCAGCTCAACTACCCAAAGAGTTGACAATTACTGCTCCTACACAACAAACTGGGAGGCCTACATCAGCTGCTACACAGCAACACACAAGGTCGGTGCCTGCAGTACATCGACAGTTCCCTGACACGGTCCCACCTCGTCAGTTCTCGCCTGTCCAGTCATATTATCCCCCTCTCAGAACCCCGCTGCAGTCAAATCCAAAAGACATGACTGCTATGAGTGACATTGCAAGATATTTTGTGCGCCGGGAGCTTGTGAGTTCCGGTCTCACCCAGTTCAACGACCACCCGGAAAACTACTGGGCATGGAAGTCCTCTTACATCAACGCTACTGGAGAACTCAACTTAAATGCCAGTGAGGAACTCAACCTATTAACAAAGTGGCTAGGAAGAGAGTCCTCGGAGCATGTCAAAAGGATTCGCTCTGTCCATGTCGCCAACCCTGCTGTAGGTCTGCAACTTGTCTGGGAACGCCTAGAAGAGTGCTACGGCTCCCCGGAGGTGATAGAGAGATCCCTCTTCAAAAGACTTGAGGATTTTCCGAAGCTGTCCAACAAAGAACCCACAAAACTAAGGGAACTTGGAGACCTGCTCTCAGAGTTAAACGCTGCTAAGTCTGAAGACTACCTGCAAGGGCTCTCATACCTGGACACAGCCAGGGGTGTGAACCCCATTGTAGAAAAGCTGCCACACGGTCTGCAAGAAAAATGGTTGGCTAAGGGTTCTCAGTACAAGGAGCAGTACAATGtttcctttcccccttttgcctaCTTCACCGACTTCATCTGCAGCGAAGCACGTAGAAGAAACGACCCCAGTTTTTCCCTCACTCTAACTCCGTTGAAAACATCTAATCATCTCCCAAAGCACGAACAGTTTGAAAGAGGGGCAAGATACGCTAAACGACAAGTATCTACCCACAAGACAGATGTCGAAGGAAACAACTCAACTTCTCAAATGTTCAGTTCAAGTTACAAGCTCGACGATGTCGGGAGACAGTGTCCCATACATCAGAAACCCCATCCTCTGAACAAGTGCCGTGGTTTTCGAAGCAAACCACTTGAAGAGCGCAGAGCCTTTCTGAAAGACAATGGGGTCTGCTTCAAGTGTTGCTCCTCCACGACCCACCTGGCGAGGAACTGTAAGACTGCTCTCAAGTGTAATGAATGTGAGAGCGACGACCATGTAGCCGCACTTCATCCTGGACCTCCACCGTGGGATAAAGAGAACAAGGACCCCCCCTCAcagtatggcggggagagtgaaGAGAAAGCGCCTGGACCAGCAGTCACCTCGAAATGTACAGAAGTCTGCGGCAAAGGGCAAAGCCTCCGGTCCTGTTCCAAGATATGCCTTGTTAAGGTTTATCCCaaaacacacccagacagagctaCTAACGTCTACATCCTCCTAGATGACCAGAGCAACAGATCCCTGGCGAGGTCTGAGTTCTTTGACCTCTTCCAAATCGAAGGTTCAGACTCACCTTACACTCTCCGGACATGTGCAGGAGTCTCCGAGACATCCGGAAGGAGAGCCACTGGGTTCATCGCAGAGTCTCTGGATGGAAAAACCAGTGTGGTGCTTCCAACACTCATAGAATGTAACCACATGCCAGACGACCGGTCCGAGATCCCAACTCCCGAGGTCGCACGACACCACAACCACTTGAGGTCCATCGCTCACATGATCCCACGTCTGGACCCTGAAGCCCAGATACTAATACTTCTTGGACGCGACGTCCTTCAGGTCCATAAAGTCAGAGAGCAGCGTAACGGTCCTCAGAGTGCCCCCTTCGCCCAACGACTGGATCTTGGCTGGGTTGTCGTAGGAGATGTGTGTCTCGGGTCAGCCCACAAAGCGGCAGCTGTGACTTCCTACCGTACCAGTGTGCTTGAAAATGGAAGACCATCTCTCCTCACTCCATGTCCCAACCAGCTTCAAGTCAAGGAAAGGTTCAGCTCCAAAGTACACAATGCAACTTCTTCTAGCAGCCTTAAATTCAACATCCCTGTCCTCGATGACAGCAACTTGGGCAACACGATCTTCCAGAGCACTAAAGATGATGATCAAGTAGGACTTTCCATCGAGGACCGAATGTTCCTGGATTTCATGGACAGAGAGATGACAATGGATGACACCAACAGCTGGGTGGCACCGCTTCCATTCAGATCTCCTCGTCAAAGACTGCCAAACAATAGACAACAA AAAATCTTCGATCGCAACCATGCTGAGTTGGCACCGCCActagaggaaggaggtgagtgctGGTACTTACCTATTTTTGGTGTCTATCATCCCCAGAAGCCGGACAAGATCAGGGTCGTCTTCGACTCCAGTGCTCAAGATCATGGCATTTCCCTGAATGACGTACTACTTACTGGGCCGGATCTAAACAACAGTTTGCTTGGCGTGTTGCTGCGCTTCAGAAGAGAGACTGTTGCTGTAATAGCAGACATTGAACAAATGTTCCACAGCTTTGTCGTTCGCAAAGACAACAGAGACTTTTTGCGCTTCTTGTGGTTCAAAGAAAACGACCCCGGCCAAGAGATTGTGGAGTATCGCATGAAAGTCCATATATTCGGTAACTCACCCTCCCCAGCAGTAGCCATCTACGGGCTTCACCGTGCAGCAGAACATGGAGCAGAGGAACATGGATTAGATGCCAAACACTTTGTGGAACGCGACTTCTACGTCGATGACGGGCTCACGTTGCTACCTTCAGCCACGGAAGCCATCGACCTGCTGACAAGGACACAGGAGATGTTGGCTGCTTCAAACCTGAGACTCCACAAGAtagcatccaactgctctaatgtGCTAAAGGCCTTCTCTCAGGAAGATCATGCAGGAGGACTACAAAACTTGGATTTCGACGACAACTCCACTCTCGTCCAACGCAGTTTGGGACTCAGCTGGGAGCTAAAGCATGACATCTTCACCTACAAAACAATAGCCACAGAGAAACCCTACACACGTAGAGGTGCTCTAGCAGTAGTGAACAGCCTGTTCGACCCTCTCGGTCTTGTAGCTCCAGTCGTCATTCAAGGGAAGTTTCTACTCCGAGAACTGACTTGCAACGAAACCCTTGACTGGGACACCCCTCTACCGAAGACAAAGGAAGCTGAATGGAAGATGTGGAAAGATTCATTACAAGATTTACAAGACATTAGGATACCTAGAGCGTACTCAACTACCACCTTGTCTACTGCACAGAAGAGAGAACTTCATTTTTTCTGTGACGCTTCAGTAAAGGCTATCGCTGCCGTTGGCTACCTCAAAGTAATTGACAGCGATGGAGGGTGCCACGTCGGTTTTGTCCTGGGAAAGGCGAAACTAGCACCTCCATCCGCCCACACTATTCCAAGACTGGAATTGGGAGCTGCTGTACTCGCAGTGGAAATGGCAGAGTTGGTACAGAGAGAGCTGGACATTTGTATTGACACAATGCATTTCTACACAGACAGCAGAGTCGTCCTGGGATACATCTACAACCAGACCAGGCGATTCTACGTGTACGTCTGCAACAGGGTGCAGCGAATCAGAAGGTCAACCAAACCAGATCAGTGGCACTACGTCCACACAGCTCAAAACCCAGCAGATCATGCTTCACGATCAGTTCCTGCAACGGAGCTAACAAACACTACATGGTTCACAGGACCCACCTTTCTGTACCTGCCTGATGAAGTTCCCAGCTCTGAAATGGAACATCACAAGCTCGTCGACCCAGACACTGACAGCGAGGTACGTTCCCATGCTACAGCACTTTCCATTCCTCACTCTAAGCTAGGATCTCATCGGTTTGGGCGATTTTCCACATGGAAGTCACTAGTACGGGCTATCACTTCCATAACCAACATGCTGGAACGTAAAAGAGCACCAGTCACAACCGGCGATATCACTAAACCCGTTACAGCACAACTATCAAAAGCAGAGACTATCATAATTAGTTGTGTGCAAAAAGAGACTTACAGAACTGAGCTCGACTGCTTGGCTGCTGGGAAAAACATTCCAAAAGACAGTCCCCTAAGAAAGCTGGACCCTTACATGGATGAAAAGGGACTTTTGAGGATAGGAGGAAGGCTCAAGCATGCCACACTGGACATTGGAGAGCAGTTTCCTATTATCATTCCAGCCCACAACCAAATTGGGAAGCTCCTTGTGAGACACTACCACCAAAAGGTCAAACATCAGGGTCGTGTCTTCACAGAAGGATCCATCCGTACAGCAGGATACTGGATTGTTGGTGCCAAACGGTGCATCAACAGCATTCTCCGCAAATGTGTGGTTTGCAACAAACTTCGTGGAAGGACTGCTGAACAGAAAATGGCGGATCTTCCCCCTGACCGTCTGTGCACAGAACCACCTTTTACCTATGTGGGACTTGATGTGTTCGGTCCCTGGTCTGTCACCACGAGACGGACCCGTGGAGGTCAAGCTGAAAGCAAGAGGTGGGCAGTGCTCTTCACGTGCATGAGCACGCGTGCCGTACACATAGAACTCATCGAATCAATGGAAACATCAAGTTTCATCAACGCTTTACGTCGATTATTTGCACTGAGAGGACCCGCAAAGCAGATTCGTTCCGACTGTGGGACAAACTTCATTGGTGCCTGCAAGGAGTTGCACATGGTCCTAACAGATCCCAAAGAGCCCAATGTCAGGAAGTATTTGGGTGAGGAAGGGTGTACGTGGATTTTCAACCCGCCTCATTCCTCCCATATGGGAGGAGCCTGGGAACGCATGATTGGAGTCTCCAGAAGAATTCTTGACTCCATGCTTCAAGAATCCAGCCGATCACATCTCACTCATGAAGTGTTGTCTACGCTAATGGCAGAAGTAACAGCGATCATTAATGCCAGACCACTCACACCGATCTCCTCAGACCCGGAATCTCCTTTCCTTCTGACCCCTGCTTCGCTATTGACGCAGAAGTTGTGCACTCTCCCTGCCCCTCCTGGAACGTTCGACAACAAGGATCTCTACCGCCAGCAGTGGAGGAAGGTGCAGCATCTCGCCAACACCTTTTGGCACAGATGGAGGCGCGAATACCTTCCCACACTTCAAAATCGCAACAAGTGGCAAGATGTCAAGCCTAATCTGAAGGAGGGTGACCTTGTGTTGCTCAAAGACAATCAAGCTAAGAGGAACGAGTGGCCCCTGGCTCTTGTCACAAAGACTTTCCCCGACCAGGACGGGAAGGTCAGGAAGATAGAACTCAAGGTCACAAGATCTGGATCTGCAAAGACTTTTCTGAGGCCTGTCTCTGAGACAGTCCTTCTCTTGGCAGCTAATGATACAGACTAA